In Hypomesus transpacificus isolate Combined female chromosome 4, fHypTra1, whole genome shotgun sequence, the following are encoded in one genomic region:
- the LOC124466736 gene encoding protein argonaute-3-like isoform X3, whose product MEIGTSGVVGAQALFSVPRRPGYGTMGKPIKLLANCFQVDIPKMDVYLYEVDIKPEKCPRRVNREVVDSMVQHFKVTIFGDRKPVYDGKRSLYTANPLPVATAGVDLDVTLPGEGGKDRPFKVSIKFVSLVSWHMLHEVLTGRSVAEPLDMDKPVSTNPVHAVDVVLRHLPSMKYTPVGRSFFSSPEGYDHPLGGGREVWFGFHQSVRPAMWKMMLNIDVSATAFYKAQPVIQFMCEVLDIHNIDEQPRPLTDSHRVKFTKEIKGLKVEVTHCGTMRRKYRVCNVTRRPASHQTFPLQLESGQTVERTVAQYFKEKYSLQLKYPHLPCLQVGQEQKHTYLPLEVCNIVVGQRCIKKLTDNQTSTMIKATARSAPDRQEEISRLVRSANYDADPFVQEFQFRVRDEMAQVTGRVLPPPLLQYGGRVSSEHFMNRTVATPSHGVWDMRGKQFHTGVEIKMWAIACFATQRQCREEILKGFTDQLRKISKDAGMPIQGQPCFCKYAQGADSVEPMFRHLKNTYSGLQLIIVILPGKTPVYAEVKRVGDTLLGMATQCVQVKNVVKTSPQTLSNLCLKINVKLGGINNILLPHQRPSVFQQPVIFLGADVTHPPAGDGKKPSIAAVVGSMDAHPSRYCATVRVQRPRQEVIQDLASMVKELLIQFYKSTRYKPTRIIFYRDGVSEGQFRQVLYYELLAIREACISLEKDYQPGITYIVVQKRHHTRLFCADRNERVGRSGNIPAGTTVDTDITHPYEFDFYLCSHAGIQGTSRPSHYHVLWDDNCFTADEFQLLTYQLCHTYVRCTRSVSIPAPAYYAHLVAFRARYHLVDKEHDSAEGSHVSGQSNGRDPQALAKAVLIHQDTLRTMYFA is encoded by the exons ATGGAAATCGGAACTTCAG GAGTCGTTGGGGCCCAGGCCCTGTTCTCCGTCCCCCGGCGGCCTGGCTATGGCACCATGGGCAAGCCCATCAAGCTGCTGGCCAACTGCTTCCAGGTGGACATCCCCAAGATGGACGTCTACCTGTACGAGGTGGACATCAAGCCTGAGAAGTGTCCCCGCAGGGTCAACAG GGAGGTGGTGGACTCCATGGTGCAGCACTTCAAGGTCACCATCTTCGGGGATCGCAAGCCGGTCTACGACGGGAAGAGGAGCCTCTACACAGCTAACCCCCTGCCTGTAGCTACCGCAGGG GTGGATCTGGATGTCACCttgccgggggagggggggaaggatcGCCCCTTCAAAGTCTCCATCAAGTTTGTGTCCCTGGTGAGTTGGCACATGCTGCATGAGGTCCTGACCGGCCGCAGTGTGGCAGAGCCCCTGGACATGGACAAGCCTGTCAGCACCAACCCTGTCCATGCCGTGGATGTTGTCCTCAGGCACCTGCCCTCCATGAA GTACACTCCGGTGGGgcgctccttcttctcctccccagaGGGCTACGACCACCCCctgggcggggggagggaggtctgGTTTGGCTTCCACCAGTCCGTGAGGCCGGCCATGTGGAAGATGATGCTCAACATCGATG TGTCGGCCACAGCCTTCTACAAGGCCCAGCCCGTCATCCAGTTCATGTGTGAGGTCCTGGACATCCACAACATCGACGAGCAGCCACGCCCACTCACAGACTCCCACAGGGTCAAGTTCACCAAAGAGATTAAAG GTCTGAAGGTGGAAGTGACACACTGTGGGACGATGCGCAGGAAGTACAGAGTGTGCAACGTGACTCGACGTCCGGCCAGCCACCAAAC GTTTCCCCTGCAGCTGGAGAGTGGTCAGACAGTAGAGAGGACCGTGGCTCAGTACTTTAAGGAGAAGTACAGCCTGCAGCTGAAATACCCCCACCTGCCCTGCCTGCAGGTGGGCCAGGAGCAGAAGcacacctacctgcccctggag GTGTGCAACATTGTTGTGGGCCAGCGCTGTATCAAGAAGCTGACCGACAACCAGACCTCCACCATGATCAAAGCCACGGCTCGCTCTGCCCCCGACAGGCAAGAGGAGATCAGCAGACTG gtgCGGAGCGCCAACTACGATGCAGACCCGTTTGTTCAGGAGTTCCAGTTCCGCGTGCGTGATGAGATGGCCCAGGTGACCGGGCgcgtgctgcccccccccctgctgcagTACGGTGGGCGGGTGAGCTCTGAACACTTTATG AACCGCACTGTGGCCACGCCCAGCCACGGGGTGTGGGACATGAGGGGGAAGCAGTTCCACACAGGTGTGGAGATCAAGATGTGGGCCATCGCCTGCTTCGCCACGCAGAGACAGTGCAGGGAGGAGATCCTCAA GGGCTTCACCGACCAGCTGCGTAAGATCTCCAAGGATGCTGGGATGCCCATCCAGGGCCAGCCCTGCTTCTGTAAGTACGCCCAGGGGGCCGACAGCGTGGAGCCCATGTTCAGACACCTGAAGAACACCTACTCTGGCCTGCAGCTCATCATCGTCATCCTGCCTGGAAAGACCCCCGTCTACG CGGAGGTGAAGCGTGTGGGAGACACTCTCCTGGGCATGGCCACCCAGTGTGTCCAGGTGAAGAACGTGGTGAagacctccccccagaccctctccaacCTCTGCCTGAAGATCAACGTCAAGCTGGGGGGCATCAACAACATCCTGCTCCCTCACCAACG ACCCTCCGTGTTCCAGCAGCCTGTCATCTTCCTGGGCGCCGACGTCACCCACCCTCCTGCTGGGGACGGCAAGAAGCCCTCCATCGCTGCT gTGGTAGGCAGTATGGATGCCCACCCCAGCCGGTATTGTGCCACGGTTCGGGTCCAGAGGCCCAGGCAGGAGGTCATCCAGGATCTGGCCTCCATGGTGAAAGAGCTGCTGATCCAGTTCTACAAGTCGACCCGCTACAAACCCACCAGGATCATCTTCTACAGGGACGGAGTGTCTGAGGGCCAGTTCAGACAG GTGCTGTACTATGAGCTGCTGGCGATCCGAGAGGCCTGCATCAGTCTGGAGAAGGACTACCAGCCCGGCATCACCTACATCGTGGTGCAGAAGAGACACCACACCAGGCTGTTCTGTGCCGACCGCAACGAGAGG gTGGGGCGCAGTGGGAACATCCCAGCCGGCACCACCGTGGACACAGATATCACCCACCCCTACGAGTTTGACTTCTACCTCTGCAGTCACGCTGGGATACAG ggcacCAGTCGCCCCTCCCACTACCACGTCCTCTGGGACGACAACTGCTTCACGGCTGATGAGTTCCAGCTGCTCACCTACCAGCTGTGCCACACCTACGTACGCTGCACGCGCTCAGTCTCCATCCCTGCGCCAGCCTACTACGCCCACCTGGTGGCCTTCCGCGCCCGCtaccacctggtggacaaggagcacgacag
- the LOC124466736 gene encoding protein argonaute-3-like isoform X5, with product MGKPIKLLANCFQVDIPKMDVYLYEVDIKPEKCPRRVNREVVDSMVQHFKVTIFGDRKPVYDGKRSLYTANPLPVATAGVDLDVTLPGEGGKDRPFKVSIKFVSLVSWHMLHEVLTGRSVAEPLDMDKPVSTNPVHAVDVVLRHLPSMKYTPVGRSFFSSPEGYDHPLGGGREVWFGFHQSVRPAMWKMMLNIDVSATAFYKAQPVIQFMCEVLDIHNIDEQPRPLTDSHRVKFTKEIKGLKVEVTHCGTMRRKYRVCNVTRRPASHQTFPLQLESGQTVERTVAQYFKEKYSLQLKYPHLPCLQVGQEQKHTYLPLEVCNIVVGQRCIKKLTDNQTSTMIKATARSAPDRQEEISRLVRSANYDADPFVQEFQFRVRDEMAQVTGRVLPPPLLQYGGRVSSEHFMPQQMTPAMSLQNRTVATPSHGVWDMRGKQFHTGVEIKMWAIACFATQRQCREEILKGFTDQLRKISKDAGMPIQGQPCFCKYAQGADSVEPMFRHLKNTYSGLQLIIVILPGKTPVYAEVKRVGDTLLGMATQCVQVKNVVKTSPQTLSNLCLKINVKLGGINNILLPHQRPSVFQQPVIFLGADVTHPPAGDGKKPSIAAVVGSMDAHPSRYCATVRVQRPRQEVIQDLASMVKELLIQFYKSTRYKPTRIIFYRDGVSEGQFRQVLYYELLAIREACISLEKDYQPGITYIVVQKRHHTRLFCADRNERVGRSGNIPAGTTVDTDITHPYEFDFYLCSHAGIQGTSRPSHYHVLWDDNCFTADEFQLLTYQLCHTYVRCTRSVSIPAPAYYAHLVAFRARYHLVDKEHDSAEGSHVSGQSNGRDPQALAKAVLIHQDTLRTMYFA from the exons ATGGGCAAGCCCATCAAGCTGCTGGCCAACTGCTTCCAGGTGGACATCCCCAAGATGGACGTCTACCTGTACGAGGTGGACATCAAGCCTGAGAAGTGTCCCCGCAGGGTCAACAG GGAGGTGGTGGACTCCATGGTGCAGCACTTCAAGGTCACCATCTTCGGGGATCGCAAGCCGGTCTACGACGGGAAGAGGAGCCTCTACACAGCTAACCCCCTGCCTGTAGCTACCGCAGGG GTGGATCTGGATGTCACCttgccgggggagggggggaaggatcGCCCCTTCAAAGTCTCCATCAAGTTTGTGTCCCTGGTGAGTTGGCACATGCTGCATGAGGTCCTGACCGGCCGCAGTGTGGCAGAGCCCCTGGACATGGACAAGCCTGTCAGCACCAACCCTGTCCATGCCGTGGATGTTGTCCTCAGGCACCTGCCCTCCATGAA GTACACTCCGGTGGGgcgctccttcttctcctccccagaGGGCTACGACCACCCCctgggcggggggagggaggtctgGTTTGGCTTCCACCAGTCCGTGAGGCCGGCCATGTGGAAGATGATGCTCAACATCGATG TGTCGGCCACAGCCTTCTACAAGGCCCAGCCCGTCATCCAGTTCATGTGTGAGGTCCTGGACATCCACAACATCGACGAGCAGCCACGCCCACTCACAGACTCCCACAGGGTCAAGTTCACCAAAGAGATTAAAG GTCTGAAGGTGGAAGTGACACACTGTGGGACGATGCGCAGGAAGTACAGAGTGTGCAACGTGACTCGACGTCCGGCCAGCCACCAAAC GTTTCCCCTGCAGCTGGAGAGTGGTCAGACAGTAGAGAGGACCGTGGCTCAGTACTTTAAGGAGAAGTACAGCCTGCAGCTGAAATACCCCCACCTGCCCTGCCTGCAGGTGGGCCAGGAGCAGAAGcacacctacctgcccctggag GTGTGCAACATTGTTGTGGGCCAGCGCTGTATCAAGAAGCTGACCGACAACCAGACCTCCACCATGATCAAAGCCACGGCTCGCTCTGCCCCCGACAGGCAAGAGGAGATCAGCAGACTG gtgCGGAGCGCCAACTACGATGCAGACCCGTTTGTTCAGGAGTTCCAGTTCCGCGTGCGTGATGAGATGGCCCAGGTGACCGGGCgcgtgctgcccccccccctgctgcagTACGGTGGGCGGGTGAGCTCTGAACACTTTATG CCCCAGCAGATGACCCCTGCGATGTCGTTGCAGAACCGCACTGTGGCCACGCCCAGCCACGGGGTGTGGGACATGAGGGGGAAGCAGTTCCACACAGGTGTGGAGATCAAGATGTGGGCCATCGCCTGCTTCGCCACGCAGAGACAGTGCAGGGAGGAGATCCTCAA GGGCTTCACCGACCAGCTGCGTAAGATCTCCAAGGATGCTGGGATGCCCATCCAGGGCCAGCCCTGCTTCTGTAAGTACGCCCAGGGGGCCGACAGCGTGGAGCCCATGTTCAGACACCTGAAGAACACCTACTCTGGCCTGCAGCTCATCATCGTCATCCTGCCTGGAAAGACCCCCGTCTACG CGGAGGTGAAGCGTGTGGGAGACACTCTCCTGGGCATGGCCACCCAGTGTGTCCAGGTGAAGAACGTGGTGAagacctccccccagaccctctccaacCTCTGCCTGAAGATCAACGTCAAGCTGGGGGGCATCAACAACATCCTGCTCCCTCACCAACG ACCCTCCGTGTTCCAGCAGCCTGTCATCTTCCTGGGCGCCGACGTCACCCACCCTCCTGCTGGGGACGGCAAGAAGCCCTCCATCGCTGCT gTGGTAGGCAGTATGGATGCCCACCCCAGCCGGTATTGTGCCACGGTTCGGGTCCAGAGGCCCAGGCAGGAGGTCATCCAGGATCTGGCCTCCATGGTGAAAGAGCTGCTGATCCAGTTCTACAAGTCGACCCGCTACAAACCCACCAGGATCATCTTCTACAGGGACGGAGTGTCTGAGGGCCAGTTCAGACAG GTGCTGTACTATGAGCTGCTGGCGATCCGAGAGGCCTGCATCAGTCTGGAGAAGGACTACCAGCCCGGCATCACCTACATCGTGGTGCAGAAGAGACACCACACCAGGCTGTTCTGTGCCGACCGCAACGAGAGG gTGGGGCGCAGTGGGAACATCCCAGCCGGCACCACCGTGGACACAGATATCACCCACCCCTACGAGTTTGACTTCTACCTCTGCAGTCACGCTGGGATACAG ggcacCAGTCGCCCCTCCCACTACCACGTCCTCTGGGACGACAACTGCTTCACGGCTGATGAGTTCCAGCTGCTCACCTACCAGCTGTGCCACACCTACGTACGCTGCACGCGCTCAGTCTCCATCCCTGCGCCAGCCTACTACGCCCACCTGGTGGCCTTCCGCGCCCGCtaccacctggtggacaaggagcacgacag
- the LOC124466736 gene encoding protein argonaute-3-like isoform X4 — protein MEIGTSGVVGAQALFSVPRRPGYGTMGKPIKLLANCFQVDIPKMDVYLYEVDIKPEKCPRRVNREVVDSMVQHFKVTIFGDRKPVYDGKRSLYTANPLPVATAGVDLDVTLPGEGGKDRPFKVSIKFVSLVSWHMLHEVLTGRSVAEPLDMDKPVSTNPVHAVDVVLRHLPSMKYTPVGRSFFSSPEGYDHPLGGGREVWFGFHQSVRPAMWKMMLNIDVSATAFYKAQPVIQFMCEVLDIHNIDEQPRPLTDSHRVKFTKEIKGLKVEVTHCGTMRRKYRVCNVTRRPASHQTFPLQLESGQTVERTVAQYFKEKYSLQLKYPHLPCLQVGQEQKHTYLPLEVCNIVVGQRCIKKLTDNQTSTMIKATARSAPDRQEEISRLVRSANYDADPFVQEFQFRVRDEMAQVTGRVLPPPLLQYGGRNRTVATPSHGVWDMRGKQFHTGVEIKMWAIACFATQRQCREEILKGFTDQLRKISKDAGMPIQGQPCFCKYAQGADSVEPMFRHLKNTYSGLQLIIVILPGKTPVYAEVKRVGDTLLGMATQCVQVKNVVKTSPQTLSNLCLKINVKLGGINNILLPHQRPSVFQQPVIFLGADVTHPPAGDGKKPSIAAVVGSMDAHPSRYCATVRVQRPRQEVIQDLASMVKELLIQFYKSTRYKPTRIIFYRDGVSEGQFRQVLYYELLAIREACISLEKDYQPGITYIVVQKRHHTRLFCADRNERVGRSGNIPAGTTVDTDITHPYEFDFYLCSHAGIQGTSRPSHYHVLWDDNCFTADEFQLLTYQLCHTYVRCTRSVSIPAPAYYAHLVAFRARYHLVDKEHDSAEGSHVSGQSNGRDPQALAKAVLIHQDTLRTMYFA, from the exons ATGGAAATCGGAACTTCAG GAGTCGTTGGGGCCCAGGCCCTGTTCTCCGTCCCCCGGCGGCCTGGCTATGGCACCATGGGCAAGCCCATCAAGCTGCTGGCCAACTGCTTCCAGGTGGACATCCCCAAGATGGACGTCTACCTGTACGAGGTGGACATCAAGCCTGAGAAGTGTCCCCGCAGGGTCAACAG GGAGGTGGTGGACTCCATGGTGCAGCACTTCAAGGTCACCATCTTCGGGGATCGCAAGCCGGTCTACGACGGGAAGAGGAGCCTCTACACAGCTAACCCCCTGCCTGTAGCTACCGCAGGG GTGGATCTGGATGTCACCttgccgggggagggggggaaggatcGCCCCTTCAAAGTCTCCATCAAGTTTGTGTCCCTGGTGAGTTGGCACATGCTGCATGAGGTCCTGACCGGCCGCAGTGTGGCAGAGCCCCTGGACATGGACAAGCCTGTCAGCACCAACCCTGTCCATGCCGTGGATGTTGTCCTCAGGCACCTGCCCTCCATGAA GTACACTCCGGTGGGgcgctccttcttctcctccccagaGGGCTACGACCACCCCctgggcggggggagggaggtctgGTTTGGCTTCCACCAGTCCGTGAGGCCGGCCATGTGGAAGATGATGCTCAACATCGATG TGTCGGCCACAGCCTTCTACAAGGCCCAGCCCGTCATCCAGTTCATGTGTGAGGTCCTGGACATCCACAACATCGACGAGCAGCCACGCCCACTCACAGACTCCCACAGGGTCAAGTTCACCAAAGAGATTAAAG GTCTGAAGGTGGAAGTGACACACTGTGGGACGATGCGCAGGAAGTACAGAGTGTGCAACGTGACTCGACGTCCGGCCAGCCACCAAAC GTTTCCCCTGCAGCTGGAGAGTGGTCAGACAGTAGAGAGGACCGTGGCTCAGTACTTTAAGGAGAAGTACAGCCTGCAGCTGAAATACCCCCACCTGCCCTGCCTGCAGGTGGGCCAGGAGCAGAAGcacacctacctgcccctggag GTGTGCAACATTGTTGTGGGCCAGCGCTGTATCAAGAAGCTGACCGACAACCAGACCTCCACCATGATCAAAGCCACGGCTCGCTCTGCCCCCGACAGGCAAGAGGAGATCAGCAGACTG gtgCGGAGCGCCAACTACGATGCAGACCCGTTTGTTCAGGAGTTCCAGTTCCGCGTGCGTGATGAGATGGCCCAGGTGACCGGGCgcgtgctgcccccccccctgctgcagTACGGTGGGCGG AACCGCACTGTGGCCACGCCCAGCCACGGGGTGTGGGACATGAGGGGGAAGCAGTTCCACACAGGTGTGGAGATCAAGATGTGGGCCATCGCCTGCTTCGCCACGCAGAGACAGTGCAGGGAGGAGATCCTCAA GGGCTTCACCGACCAGCTGCGTAAGATCTCCAAGGATGCTGGGATGCCCATCCAGGGCCAGCCCTGCTTCTGTAAGTACGCCCAGGGGGCCGACAGCGTGGAGCCCATGTTCAGACACCTGAAGAACACCTACTCTGGCCTGCAGCTCATCATCGTCATCCTGCCTGGAAAGACCCCCGTCTACG CGGAGGTGAAGCGTGTGGGAGACACTCTCCTGGGCATGGCCACCCAGTGTGTCCAGGTGAAGAACGTGGTGAagacctccccccagaccctctccaacCTCTGCCTGAAGATCAACGTCAAGCTGGGGGGCATCAACAACATCCTGCTCCCTCACCAACG ACCCTCCGTGTTCCAGCAGCCTGTCATCTTCCTGGGCGCCGACGTCACCCACCCTCCTGCTGGGGACGGCAAGAAGCCCTCCATCGCTGCT gTGGTAGGCAGTATGGATGCCCACCCCAGCCGGTATTGTGCCACGGTTCGGGTCCAGAGGCCCAGGCAGGAGGTCATCCAGGATCTGGCCTCCATGGTGAAAGAGCTGCTGATCCAGTTCTACAAGTCGACCCGCTACAAACCCACCAGGATCATCTTCTACAGGGACGGAGTGTCTGAGGGCCAGTTCAGACAG GTGCTGTACTATGAGCTGCTGGCGATCCGAGAGGCCTGCATCAGTCTGGAGAAGGACTACCAGCCCGGCATCACCTACATCGTGGTGCAGAAGAGACACCACACCAGGCTGTTCTGTGCCGACCGCAACGAGAGG gTGGGGCGCAGTGGGAACATCCCAGCCGGCACCACCGTGGACACAGATATCACCCACCCCTACGAGTTTGACTTCTACCTCTGCAGTCACGCTGGGATACAG ggcacCAGTCGCCCCTCCCACTACCACGTCCTCTGGGACGACAACTGCTTCACGGCTGATGAGTTCCAGCTGCTCACCTACCAGCTGTGCCACACCTACGTACGCTGCACGCGCTCAGTCTCCATCCCTGCGCCAGCCTACTACGCCCACCTGGTGGCCTTCCGCGCCCGCtaccacctggtggacaaggagcacgacag
- the LOC124466736 gene encoding protein argonaute-3-like isoform X2, producing the protein MEIGTSGVVGAQALFSVPRRPGYGTMGKPIKLLANCFQVDIPKMDVYLYEVDIKPEKCPRRVNREVVDSMVQHFKVTIFGDRKPVYDGKRSLYTANPLPVATAGVDLDVTLPGEGGKDRPFKVSIKFVSLVSWHMLHEVLTGRSVAEPLDMDKPVSTNPVHAVDVVLRHLPSMKYTPVGRSFFSSPEGYDHPLGGGREVWFGFHQSVRPAMWKMMLNIDVSATAFYKAQPVIQFMCEVLDIHNIDEQPRPLTDSHRVKFTKEIKGLKVEVTHCGTMRRKYRVCNVTRRPASHQTFPLQLESGQTVERTVAQYFKEKYSLQLKYPHLPCLQVGQEQKHTYLPLEVCNIVVGQRCIKKLTDNQTSTMIKATARSAPDRQEEISRLVRSANYDADPFVQEFQFRVRDEMAQVTGRVLPPPLLQYGGRPQQMTPAMSLQNRTVATPSHGVWDMRGKQFHTGVEIKMWAIACFATQRQCREEILKGFTDQLRKISKDAGMPIQGQPCFCKYAQGADSVEPMFRHLKNTYSGLQLIIVILPGKTPVYAEVKRVGDTLLGMATQCVQVKNVVKTSPQTLSNLCLKINVKLGGINNILLPHQRPSVFQQPVIFLGADVTHPPAGDGKKPSIAAVVGSMDAHPSRYCATVRVQRPRQEVIQDLASMVKELLIQFYKSTRYKPTRIIFYRDGVSEGQFRQVLYYELLAIREACISLEKDYQPGITYIVVQKRHHTRLFCADRNERVGRSGNIPAGTTVDTDITHPYEFDFYLCSHAGIQGTSRPSHYHVLWDDNCFTADEFQLLTYQLCHTYVRCTRSVSIPAPAYYAHLVAFRARYHLVDKEHDSAEGSHVSGQSNGRDPQALAKAVLIHQDTLRTMYFA; encoded by the exons ATGGAAATCGGAACTTCAG GAGTCGTTGGGGCCCAGGCCCTGTTCTCCGTCCCCCGGCGGCCTGGCTATGGCACCATGGGCAAGCCCATCAAGCTGCTGGCCAACTGCTTCCAGGTGGACATCCCCAAGATGGACGTCTACCTGTACGAGGTGGACATCAAGCCTGAGAAGTGTCCCCGCAGGGTCAACAG GGAGGTGGTGGACTCCATGGTGCAGCACTTCAAGGTCACCATCTTCGGGGATCGCAAGCCGGTCTACGACGGGAAGAGGAGCCTCTACACAGCTAACCCCCTGCCTGTAGCTACCGCAGGG GTGGATCTGGATGTCACCttgccgggggagggggggaaggatcGCCCCTTCAAAGTCTCCATCAAGTTTGTGTCCCTGGTGAGTTGGCACATGCTGCATGAGGTCCTGACCGGCCGCAGTGTGGCAGAGCCCCTGGACATGGACAAGCCTGTCAGCACCAACCCTGTCCATGCCGTGGATGTTGTCCTCAGGCACCTGCCCTCCATGAA GTACACTCCGGTGGGgcgctccttcttctcctccccagaGGGCTACGACCACCCCctgggcggggggagggaggtctgGTTTGGCTTCCACCAGTCCGTGAGGCCGGCCATGTGGAAGATGATGCTCAACATCGATG TGTCGGCCACAGCCTTCTACAAGGCCCAGCCCGTCATCCAGTTCATGTGTGAGGTCCTGGACATCCACAACATCGACGAGCAGCCACGCCCACTCACAGACTCCCACAGGGTCAAGTTCACCAAAGAGATTAAAG GTCTGAAGGTGGAAGTGACACACTGTGGGACGATGCGCAGGAAGTACAGAGTGTGCAACGTGACTCGACGTCCGGCCAGCCACCAAAC GTTTCCCCTGCAGCTGGAGAGTGGTCAGACAGTAGAGAGGACCGTGGCTCAGTACTTTAAGGAGAAGTACAGCCTGCAGCTGAAATACCCCCACCTGCCCTGCCTGCAGGTGGGCCAGGAGCAGAAGcacacctacctgcccctggag GTGTGCAACATTGTTGTGGGCCAGCGCTGTATCAAGAAGCTGACCGACAACCAGACCTCCACCATGATCAAAGCCACGGCTCGCTCTGCCCCCGACAGGCAAGAGGAGATCAGCAGACTG gtgCGGAGCGCCAACTACGATGCAGACCCGTTTGTTCAGGAGTTCCAGTTCCGCGTGCGTGATGAGATGGCCCAGGTGACCGGGCgcgtgctgcccccccccctgctgcagTACGGTGGGCGG CCCCAGCAGATGACCCCTGCGATGTCGTTGCAGAACCGCACTGTGGCCACGCCCAGCCACGGGGTGTGGGACATGAGGGGGAAGCAGTTCCACACAGGTGTGGAGATCAAGATGTGGGCCATCGCCTGCTTCGCCACGCAGAGACAGTGCAGGGAGGAGATCCTCAA GGGCTTCACCGACCAGCTGCGTAAGATCTCCAAGGATGCTGGGATGCCCATCCAGGGCCAGCCCTGCTTCTGTAAGTACGCCCAGGGGGCCGACAGCGTGGAGCCCATGTTCAGACACCTGAAGAACACCTACTCTGGCCTGCAGCTCATCATCGTCATCCTGCCTGGAAAGACCCCCGTCTACG CGGAGGTGAAGCGTGTGGGAGACACTCTCCTGGGCATGGCCACCCAGTGTGTCCAGGTGAAGAACGTGGTGAagacctccccccagaccctctccaacCTCTGCCTGAAGATCAACGTCAAGCTGGGGGGCATCAACAACATCCTGCTCCCTCACCAACG ACCCTCCGTGTTCCAGCAGCCTGTCATCTTCCTGGGCGCCGACGTCACCCACCCTCCTGCTGGGGACGGCAAGAAGCCCTCCATCGCTGCT gTGGTAGGCAGTATGGATGCCCACCCCAGCCGGTATTGTGCCACGGTTCGGGTCCAGAGGCCCAGGCAGGAGGTCATCCAGGATCTGGCCTCCATGGTGAAAGAGCTGCTGATCCAGTTCTACAAGTCGACCCGCTACAAACCCACCAGGATCATCTTCTACAGGGACGGAGTGTCTGAGGGCCAGTTCAGACAG GTGCTGTACTATGAGCTGCTGGCGATCCGAGAGGCCTGCATCAGTCTGGAGAAGGACTACCAGCCCGGCATCACCTACATCGTGGTGCAGAAGAGACACCACACCAGGCTGTTCTGTGCCGACCGCAACGAGAGG gTGGGGCGCAGTGGGAACATCCCAGCCGGCACCACCGTGGACACAGATATCACCCACCCCTACGAGTTTGACTTCTACCTCTGCAGTCACGCTGGGATACAG ggcacCAGTCGCCCCTCCCACTACCACGTCCTCTGGGACGACAACTGCTTCACGGCTGATGAGTTCCAGCTGCTCACCTACCAGCTGTGCCACACCTACGTACGCTGCACGCGCTCAGTCTCCATCCCTGCGCCAGCCTACTACGCCCACCTGGTGGCCTTCCGCGCCCGCtaccacctggtggacaaggagcacgacag